One genomic window of Nakamurella panacisegetis includes the following:
- a CDS encoding prepilin peptidase: MLIALTVAMTIGGIGVGLGLNAVATRLSGTPVTTDERSGLPQPGRRLWLALTVGALFGAVTARIGLSWALPAYLYFCYMAVLLAVIDLRYQRLPNAIVGWSAIASLVLLSGGALGDGTLPPLRRAFVGGAALFLLFLIMALVSPAGIGMGDVKLAGVIGALLAYRGVRTLVYGAFGSFVLGAVIALVLLAIHRADRRTLVPFGPSMLGAAIVAVLLDSD; encoded by the coding sequence ATGCTGATCGCCCTGACTGTGGCCATGACGATCGGCGGGATCGGCGTCGGCCTCGGCCTGAACGCCGTGGCCACGCGGCTGTCCGGGACGCCGGTCACGACCGATGAGCGGTCGGGACTCCCGCAGCCCGGCCGACGGCTGTGGCTGGCTCTGACCGTGGGCGCACTGTTCGGCGCGGTGACGGCACGCATCGGGCTTTCCTGGGCTCTGCCGGCCTACCTCTACTTCTGCTATATGGCAGTGCTGCTCGCGGTGATCGACTTGCGGTATCAACGCCTGCCGAACGCAATTGTCGGCTGGTCCGCGATCGCGAGCCTGGTACTGCTCAGCGGCGGGGCCTTGGGTGACGGCACGCTGCCGCCGCTCCGGCGCGCTTTCGTCGGCGGTGCGGCGCTGTTTCTGCTTTTCTTGATCATGGCCCTGGTATCTCCGGCCGGCATCGGCATGGGTGACGTGAAGCTGGCCGGGGTGATCGGAGCTCTCCTCGCCTACCGAGGCGTGCGGACACTTGTATACGGCGCCTTCGGTTCGTTCGTCCTCGGGGCGGTCATCGCCTTGGTGCTGTTGGCCATCCACCGGGCCGACCGCCGCACACTGGTGCCGTTCGGGCCGTCGATGCTGGGCGCGGCGATCGTTGCTGTGTTACTCGATTCCGACTGA
- a CDS encoding LacI family DNA-binding transcriptional regulator produces MSSKIRRRPPGAPTLSAIAEAAGVALPTVSKVLNGRSDVSDSTRLRVTQMLRQGGYELDDDVDGRSDHPQDAAGGLVDLVAPGIEGSWATSMLAGVEEVVSRAGRDVVVTLARETGPGEASWADRLVARGCRGAVLALVTPTRAQRRLLAAANVELVMLDPGAEPVTDLATVGATNWSGGYSATEYLVSLGHRRIGIIGGLPIHLYSKARLDGYRSALSAAGIAWNPDLVREADWTRAGAFDAATDLLAQAQPPTAIFACSDRMALGVYEAAASVGLSIPGQLSVVGFDDLPEARWLSPALTTVRQPVREMGRTAATMLLRLLNGEELETQRLELATVLMPRASATPPDLGQ; encoded by the coding sequence ATGAGCTCGAAGATCCGCCGTCGCCCACCAGGTGCGCCGACGCTGTCGGCCATTGCCGAAGCGGCCGGAGTCGCGCTGCCCACGGTTTCCAAGGTGCTCAACGGCCGCAGCGACGTCTCGGACTCGACCCGGCTGCGGGTCACTCAGATGCTCCGACAGGGAGGGTACGAACTCGACGACGATGTCGACGGAAGATCCGATCATCCTCAGGACGCTGCCGGCGGGCTGGTGGACTTGGTCGCTCCGGGTATCGAGGGGTCGTGGGCCACCTCGATGCTCGCCGGGGTCGAGGAAGTGGTCTCGCGCGCCGGCCGGGACGTCGTGGTCACCCTGGCGCGGGAGACCGGGCCAGGCGAGGCCAGTTGGGCCGATCGGTTGGTCGCACGTGGCTGTCGTGGCGCGGTGCTCGCTCTGGTCACCCCGACACGAGCACAGCGACGCCTCCTCGCCGCGGCCAACGTGGAGCTCGTCATGCTGGATCCCGGCGCCGAGCCGGTGACCGACCTGGCGACCGTCGGCGCGACCAACTGGTCCGGTGGATACTCGGCCACCGAATATCTGGTCTCCCTGGGACACAGGCGAATCGGCATCATCGGCGGTCTTCCGATTCATCTCTACAGCAAGGCGCGACTCGACGGTTACCGATCCGCCCTGAGCGCGGCCGGCATCGCCTGGAATCCGGATCTCGTGCGGGAAGCCGACTGGACCCGGGCCGGCGCCTTCGACGCCGCGACGGATCTACTCGCCCAAGCCCAGCCGCCGACGGCAATCTTCGCCTGCTCCGACCGAATGGCTCTTGGCGTCTACGAAGCGGCCGCGTCGGTGGGTCTGTCCATTCCGGGTCAACTGTCGGTGGTCGGATTCGACGACCTGCCGGAGGCGCGATGGCTGAGTCCGGCCTTGACGACGGTGCGGCAGCCGGTGCGTGAAATGGGACGAACCGCGGCGACGATGCTCCTGCGTCTGCTCAACGGAGAGGAACTGGAGACCCAGCGGCTGGAGTTGGCCACGGTTCTGATGCCGCGCGCCAGCGCCACCCCACCCGATCTCGGACAGTAG
- a CDS encoding CpaB family protein → MIKSRMIAAVAAVLLAVVGTVVLLSYAHKNAAAAPAAPAMTSVWVATSPIPAGTPATAFAKLAALKAIPAAAVLPNTVTDLTQLAQQVALVPLVPGEQLLISKFGPPLVVMSSSTAVKIPPAFQQITILLRPEQVLGGHLAAGDTVGVFISLGEKNIPAARTHLTAQKVLVTRVEAQTAPPAAASATAGPTTSSTATPAVATAPSVVASGPATSAATPSGPDPTANVLVTLATTAHIAEKIVFGAEHGSIWLSYEPLTADESGTEIVDGTKVYTK, encoded by the coding sequence ATGATCAAGAGCCGGATGATCGCCGCGGTGGCAGCGGTTCTGTTGGCCGTCGTCGGAACGGTCGTCCTGCTGAGCTACGCGCACAAGAACGCGGCGGCGGCGCCGGCCGCACCGGCCATGACGAGCGTCTGGGTCGCCACCAGTCCGATACCCGCCGGCACTCCGGCCACCGCGTTTGCCAAACTGGCTGCCCTCAAAGCGATCCCAGCGGCCGCCGTGCTACCGAACACGGTCACCGACCTGACGCAGCTCGCCCAGCAGGTGGCGCTCGTACCGCTCGTTCCCGGAGAACAATTGCTGATCAGCAAGTTCGGGCCACCGCTGGTCGTGATGTCGTCGTCGACGGCGGTCAAGATCCCGCCCGCGTTCCAGCAGATCACCATCCTGCTGCGACCCGAGCAGGTGCTCGGCGGCCATCTCGCGGCCGGCGACACCGTCGGGGTGTTCATCTCGTTGGGCGAAAAGAACATCCCTGCGGCTCGCACCCATCTGACCGCGCAGAAGGTCCTGGTCACCCGGGTCGAGGCGCAGACCGCACCACCTGCGGCGGCCAGCGCCACCGCCGGTCCGACCACTTCCTCCACCGCCACCCCGGCCGTTGCGACCGCACCATCAGTCGTCGCGTCCGGGCCGGCGACGTCGGCCGCCACCCCATCCGGCCCCGACCCGACCGCCAATGTGCTGGTCACCCTGGCGACAACGGCCCACATCGCGGAGAAGATCGTCTTCGGTGCCGAACACGGATCGATCTGGCTGTCCTACGAGCCGCTGACCGCTGACGAGAGCGGAACCGAGATCGTCGACGGAACGAAGGTCTACACCAAATGA
- a CDS encoding TadE/TadG family type IV pilus assembly protein, whose protein sequence is MRRIGSDRGATAVEFALVMVPLFLILFGIVDFGSAYSKDLSLTAAAREGVRVMAVKNDPVAARTAVRSATQQLSPSLTDAQIAISPAACAAGTTVTVTVTYPMTSVSGMFSSIMKGHNLIAVGVMRCGG, encoded by the coding sequence ATGCGACGCATCGGATCCGACAGAGGCGCGACGGCAGTGGAATTCGCCCTCGTGATGGTTCCGCTGTTCCTGATTCTCTTCGGCATCGTGGATTTCGGGTCGGCCTACAGCAAAGATCTCTCGCTGACCGCCGCCGCCCGCGAGGGGGTTCGCGTCATGGCGGTGAAGAACGATCCGGTGGCCGCCCGCACAGCCGTTCGCAGTGCGACACAACAGCTTTCTCCGTCACTGACCGACGCCCAGATTGCCATCTCGCCTGCCGCCTGTGCCGCCGGGACAACGGTGACCGTGACCGTGACCTACCCGATGACCTCGGTCAGCGGAATGTTCAGTTCGATCATGAAGGGGCACAACCTGATTGCGGTTGGTGTCATGCGATGCGGCGGTTGA
- a CDS encoding substrate-binding domain-containing protein — MSETDQPPGIAAPADVGQSPAAGVPRRSFLFGGFAFGASAFLAACTSNSVGGTSAGASSPAGSTTASSAVISSSASSSAATNPGGKMVKIGFSAPAADHGWMAAITDHAKKTVAKFPDIQANFVEGTNDVNQQISQVETLINAKVDAIVLLPFDGAQMTDVAKKATDAGIEVVNVDRVFSSPFAYRTYIGGDNYGMGVSAGNYIGQRLKDAKISNPVIAEIQGIASLPLTVDRSKGFSDALKSFGFKVSNQVAAEFTADSGESTTANLLQAAPKIDAIWNHDDDQGVGVLAAIESAGRKEFFMVGGAGSANVMRAIKADNSVLKATVVYPSTQASSGIELARLLVLEKGLGDLQEIEVPKSFTLFSAVVSKENVDKYLPSAFES, encoded by the coding sequence ATGTCCGAAACTGACCAACCACCAGGCATCGCCGCACCGGCGGACGTCGGGCAATCGCCTGCCGCGGGCGTTCCCCGCCGTTCGTTCCTGTTCGGCGGCTTCGCCTTCGGAGCGTCCGCGTTCCTGGCTGCCTGCACGTCCAACAGCGTCGGGGGAACCTCCGCCGGCGCCAGCAGTCCCGCCGGTTCGACGACCGCGTCGAGTGCCGTCATCAGTAGCTCGGCCAGTAGCTCAGCCGCGACAAATCCTGGAGGAAAAATGGTCAAGATCGGCTTCTCGGCACCGGCGGCCGATCACGGCTGGATGGCGGCCATCACCGACCACGCGAAGAAGACGGTGGCGAAGTTCCCGGACATCCAGGCGAACTTCGTGGAAGGGACGAACGACGTCAACCAGCAGATCTCCCAGGTGGAGACACTCATCAACGCCAAGGTCGACGCGATCGTGCTGCTGCCGTTCGACGGCGCGCAGATGACCGATGTCGCGAAGAAGGCCACCGATGCCGGTATCGAGGTGGTCAACGTCGATCGGGTGTTCTCCTCGCCGTTCGCCTACCGCACCTATATCGGCGGCGACAACTACGGCATGGGGGTTTCGGCCGGCAACTACATCGGACAGCGACTCAAGGACGCGAAGATCAGCAATCCGGTGATCGCCGAGATCCAGGGTATTGCCAGCCTGCCCCTGACCGTCGATCGGTCCAAGGGATTCTCCGACGCGCTCAAGTCCTTCGGCTTCAAGGTGTCCAACCAGGTCGCGGCCGAGTTCACGGCCGACTCCGGTGAGTCGACCACCGCCAACCTGTTGCAGGCCGCGCCGAAGATCGATGCGATCTGGAATCACGACGACGATCAGGGCGTCGGGGTGCTGGCGGCCATCGAGAGTGCCGGACGCAAGGAATTCTTCATGGTCGGCGGCGCCGGTTCGGCGAACGTCATGCGGGCGATCAAGGCCGACAACAGCGTTCTGAAGGCCACGGTCGTCTACCCGTCGACCCAGGCTTCGTCCGGCATCGAGCTGGCTCGGTTGCTGGTTCTGGAGAAGGGACTTGGCGACCTGCAGGAGATCGAGGTGCCGAAGAGCTTCACCCTGTTCTCCGCCGTGGTCAGCAAGGAGAACGTCGACAAGTACCTCCCGTCGGCCTTCGAGTCCTGA
- a CDS encoding sugar ABC transporter ATP-binding protein: MTGIVKSFAGVRALDGVDLEVLPGEVHCLLGQNGAGKSTLIKVMAGVHRPDEGTMIWRGERVSFNSPAAAVKLGVATMYQELDLVDGLSVAENIFLGHEHSIAGFTRRAAAAADARQMLVRLGHPEVDPHAEVRTLSMAQKQVVSMARALSHDVRMMIMDEPSAVLDPEEVESLFRLVGDLRREGVAVVYISHRLEEIQRIGDRMTVLKDGRAVAVNLAARETSTQEVIRLMTGRSIEYVFPGRPGVRKDAPVVLDVDDLSRTGEFHGISFNVLAGEIVGIAGLVGAGRSEVIETVYGARRSETGTITVDDRPVPRGSVPAAVAAGMGLCPEERKAQGLLLGEPVSVNITVASMRRFANISFLRRRAERRAAVEQIRALDIRPADPDKPIRMLSGGNQQKAVLARWLERGCRVLLLDEPTRGVDVGARADIYAVIRRLADSGVAVVVVSSEVEEVLGLADRVLVMADGRIVHSGPAAEIDEHTVLDLVMKGHAA, encoded by the coding sequence ATGACGGGCATCGTCAAGTCCTTCGCCGGGGTCAGGGCGCTCGACGGCGTCGACCTAGAGGTGCTGCCGGGCGAGGTGCATTGCCTTCTTGGCCAGAACGGGGCCGGCAAATCGACCTTGATCAAGGTGATGGCCGGGGTGCACCGGCCGGACGAAGGGACGATGATCTGGCGCGGAGAGCGGGTCAGCTTCAACAGCCCGGCCGCGGCGGTCAAGCTCGGCGTTGCCACGATGTACCAGGAATTGGATCTGGTCGACGGTCTTTCCGTGGCCGAGAACATCTTCCTGGGTCACGAGCACTCCATAGCAGGCTTTACCCGGCGGGCCGCCGCCGCGGCCGACGCCCGTCAGATGCTGGTACGACTCGGACATCCCGAGGTCGATCCGCACGCCGAGGTCCGCACCCTGTCGATGGCTCAGAAACAGGTCGTGTCCATGGCTCGTGCCCTTTCGCACGACGTGCGAATGATGATCATGGACGAGCCGTCGGCCGTGCTGGATCCGGAGGAGGTCGAGAGCCTGTTCCGGCTGGTGGGTGATCTCCGGCGTGAAGGCGTTGCGGTGGTGTACATCTCTCATCGCCTCGAGGAGATCCAGCGCATCGGCGACCGCATGACGGTCCTGAAGGACGGTCGGGCGGTCGCGGTGAATCTGGCCGCCCGGGAAACGTCGACGCAGGAGGTGATCCGCCTGATGACCGGTCGATCGATCGAGTACGTCTTCCCCGGTCGGCCCGGTGTTCGGAAGGATGCTCCGGTCGTGCTGGATGTCGACGATCTGAGCCGTACCGGCGAATTCCACGGCATCTCGTTCAATGTGCTCGCCGGTGAGATCGTGGGAATCGCCGGCCTGGTCGGTGCGGGACGGAGCGAGGTGATCGAGACCGTCTACGGCGCGAGGAGGTCCGAGACCGGGACGATCACCGTCGACGATCGTCCGGTACCACGCGGATCAGTTCCGGCAGCCGTTGCCGCGGGGATGGGTCTGTGCCCTGAAGAGCGCAAGGCACAAGGACTTCTGCTGGGCGAACCGGTCTCGGTGAATATCACGGTCGCCTCCATGCGGCGCTTCGCGAACATCAGTTTTCTCCGTCGCCGAGCGGAACGTCGGGCTGCGGTCGAGCAGATCCGGGCCTTGGACATCCGACCAGCGGATCCGGACAAACCGATTCGGATGCTGTCCGGAGGCAATCAACAAAAGGCGGTCCTGGCGCGCTGGCTGGAGCGGGGCTGCCGGGTGTTGTTGCTGGACGAGCCCACGCGAGGTGTCGACGTCGGGGCACGCGCGGACATCTACGCGGTCATTCGCCGTCTGGCCGACTCCGGCGTCGCCGTGGTCGTGGTCTCCAGCGAGGTCGAAGAAGTGTTGGGGCTCGCCGATCGCGTGCTGGTCATGGCCGACGGACGGATCGTGCACTCCGGCCCAGCCGCGGAGATCGACGAACACACCGTCTTGGACCTGGTCATGAAGGGACACGCAGCATGA
- a CDS encoding ThuA domain-containing protein, with product MTRRRALIVRGGWPGHRPTEMTDLIIPFLERSEFEVTVSESLQVYADPEAMTGLDLIVQCWTLDEIDRPALTGLIRAVSAGTGFAGWHGGIADSFRNSTHYLQMVGGQFVAHPGNFVDHEVVITQPDHPIVEGLSTIRLNSEQYWVLTDEYNDVLATTTLPVGENTRWRRPVTCPAIWTRQWGAGRVFVTTIGHHEPDFEMPDVRTVVERGMVWASR from the coding sequence ATGACTCGACGTCGAGCCCTGATCGTCCGCGGTGGCTGGCCCGGCCATCGGCCTACCGAGATGACGGACCTCATCATTCCGTTCCTCGAACGTTCGGAGTTCGAGGTGACCGTCAGCGAGTCGCTGCAGGTCTACGCAGACCCCGAGGCCATGACGGGACTCGACCTTATCGTCCAGTGCTGGACGTTGGACGAGATCGACCGTCCGGCGCTCACCGGATTGATCCGCGCCGTGTCGGCCGGCACCGGTTTCGCCGGATGGCACGGCGGCATCGCCGATTCATTTCGCAATTCCACCCATTACCTGCAGATGGTCGGTGGTCAGTTCGTCGCCCATCCCGGCAACTTCGTCGACCACGAGGTGGTGATCACCCAACCCGACCATCCGATCGTCGAGGGCCTCTCGACCATCAGACTGAACTCCGAGCAGTACTGGGTGCTGACCGACGAGTACAACGACGTCCTCGCCACGACGACACTGCCAGTCGGAGAAAACACGCGCTGGCGACGCCCGGTCACCTGCCCCGCGATCTGGACCCGCCAGTGGGGGGCCGGGCGGGTGTTCGTCACCACCATCGGTCACCACGAACCGGACTTCGAGATGCCAGACGTCCGCACCGTGGTGGAGCGCGGGATGGTGTGGGCCAGCCGCTGA
- a CDS encoding Flp family type IVb pilin: MNALFVTLYVFGADLKDRFSKEDRGATAVEYGLLVGLIAVVIIVAVTALGGKLTTLFTSITSSI; the protein is encoded by the coding sequence ATGAACGCGCTCTTCGTCACCCTTTACGTGTTCGGTGCCGACCTGAAGGATCGCTTCAGCAAGGAGGATCGTGGCGCCACGGCAGTGGAATACGGACTGCTCGTCGGCCTGATCGCGGTGGTCATCATCGTCGCCGTCACCGCGCTGGGCGGCAAGCTGACCACCCTGTTCACTAGCATCACCAGCTCGATCTAA
- a CDS encoding ABC transporter permease: protein MSVTTDRQEANGIGSPPPVKGTRRRRSVMASPVARHLGLVAALVVLCVIGLVTAGDRFGTESNIRTVLTLSVVIGVLSVGMTFVIIGGGIDLSVGSLVALASVWSTTQATQSMSGSSWWLIAVTSMLVGTVCGVVNGVFVAFGPIVPFIMTLATMAAAKGLAEVISAKKTQVIKDPAFKDFFNSSVLGVPVQVLVFLVVAVIGWIVLNRTTFGRRTYAVGGNPEAARLAGLGVRTHTVALYALMGLCCGIAAIIISARTNSGSSNLGSGYELDAIAAVVIGGTLLTGGRGTIMGTVLGVLIFTTLNNVFTLNNLDTSTQQVAKGAIIVVAVLLQQRLARSQLRA, encoded by the coding sequence ATGAGCGTCACCACTGATAGGCAGGAGGCGAACGGCATCGGTTCGCCGCCGCCGGTGAAAGGCACGAGGCGACGTCGGTCGGTCATGGCGTCCCCGGTCGCCCGGCATCTGGGCCTGGTCGCGGCGCTGGTGGTGCTGTGTGTCATCGGGCTGGTCACGGCCGGCGACCGCTTCGGCACCGAATCGAACATCCGCACCGTGTTGACGCTCTCGGTGGTCATCGGCGTCCTGTCCGTCGGGATGACCTTCGTGATCATCGGCGGCGGCATCGACCTGTCCGTCGGATCGCTCGTCGCGCTGGCGTCCGTGTGGTCGACTACCCAAGCCACGCAGAGCATGTCGGGGTCCTCATGGTGGCTCATCGCCGTGACGTCGATGTTGGTGGGCACCGTCTGCGGCGTGGTCAACGGGGTGTTCGTCGCGTTCGGTCCCATCGTTCCGTTCATCATGACCTTGGCGACGATGGCGGCCGCCAAAGGATTGGCCGAGGTGATCTCCGCGAAGAAGACGCAGGTCATCAAGGACCCGGCGTTCAAGGACTTCTTCAACTCGTCCGTGCTGGGCGTTCCCGTGCAGGTGCTGGTGTTCCTGGTCGTCGCCGTGATCGGCTGGATCGTCCTGAACCGCACCACGTTCGGGCGCCGAACCTACGCGGTCGGGGGAAATCCGGAGGCAGCCCGGTTGGCGGGACTCGGGGTGCGCACCCACACCGTCGCGCTCTACGCCCTGATGGGACTGTGCTGCGGCATCGCCGCCATCATCATCTCCGCTCGTACCAACTCCGGCTCGTCCAACCTCGGCAGCGGCTACGAGCTAGATGCCATCGCTGCCGTCGTCATCGGCGGGACTCTGCTGACCGGCGGCCGCGGAACCATCATGGGTACGGTGCTGGGCGTCCTGATCTTCACGACGTTGAACAACGTGTTCACCCTGAACAATCTGGACACGTCGACCCAGCAGGTGGCCAAGGGGGCCATCATCGTCGTCGCCGTCCTACTCCAACAGCGCCTGGCTCGCTCTCAGCTGAGGGCCTAG
- a CDS encoding AAA family ATPase, producing the protein MKRTVVMTTSAEFERRVRLAIGADSVESMDPGGAAGQPDGHRRAGDPVVIDAARLMVSLGVGEPPDVVVIGPDIPMAAALNIAAHIDQRHLPTSVVLANGVGPDEWLLAMQAGIRDVIAADAEVSDLRLVLDRAASAAAAQRHAALTTGPGGSRGRVIPVVSPKGGCGKTTVASNLAVGLAALAPHQTVIVDLDLQFGDIATALQLAPEQGIAQAVAAKDLDAMALKTFLTPHSTGLYSLCAPQTPAECDVITGEDVGRLIDLLAQEFRYVVIDTAPGLTEHTLAVLDRASDAVLVCGMDVPSIRGLHKELSILHELSLDGMTQHVLCNFADRHSGLTVKDVEAVIGRGVDLVIPRSKAVPLSTNRGVPLLQSRTRDAVTKNLQQLVALFQPQLKKAAGRAPRHRAMAR; encoded by the coding sequence ATGAAGCGCACCGTGGTCATGACGACGTCGGCGGAATTCGAGCGGCGGGTGCGGTTGGCCATCGGTGCCGATTCGGTGGAGTCGATGGACCCGGGCGGCGCGGCCGGCCAACCCGATGGTCACCGCCGGGCCGGTGATCCGGTCGTCATCGATGCCGCGCGGCTGATGGTGAGCCTGGGCGTCGGCGAGCCGCCGGACGTCGTCGTCATCGGTCCCGACATCCCGATGGCGGCCGCGTTGAACATCGCCGCGCACATCGACCAACGTCACCTCCCGACCAGCGTGGTGCTGGCGAACGGCGTCGGCCCCGACGAGTGGTTGCTGGCCATGCAGGCCGGTATCCGCGACGTGATCGCTGCCGACGCCGAGGTTTCCGATCTGCGCCTGGTCCTGGATCGCGCCGCGTCGGCGGCCGCGGCGCAGCGGCATGCCGCGCTGACCACCGGCCCCGGCGGATCTCGCGGACGCGTCATCCCCGTCGTCTCGCCGAAGGGTGGCTGTGGCAAGACCACGGTGGCCAGCAATCTCGCGGTCGGCCTGGCCGCCCTGGCCCCGCACCAGACGGTGATCGTCGACCTGGATCTGCAGTTCGGTGACATCGCAACGGCTCTGCAGCTGGCGCCGGAGCAGGGTATCGCGCAGGCCGTGGCCGCGAAGGACCTGGACGCCATGGCGCTCAAGACCTTTCTGACCCCGCATTCGACCGGGCTGTACTCGCTGTGTGCCCCGCAGACGCCGGCCGAGTGCGACGTGATCACCGGCGAGGACGTCGGGCGCCTCATCGACCTGCTGGCGCAGGAGTTCCGGTACGTGGTGATCGACACCGCCCCCGGCTTGACCGAGCACACCCTCGCGGTGCTCGATCGCGCCAGCGACGCGGTCCTGGTCTGCGGGATGGACGTGCCGAGCATCCGCGGCCTGCACAAGGAACTGAGCATCCTGCACGAACTCTCCTTGGACGGGATGACCCAGCATGTGCTCTGCAACTTCGCCGACCGCCACAGTGGTCTGACCGTCAAGGACGTGGAAGCCGTGATCGGCCGGGGCGTGGATCTGGTGATCCCTCGCTCGAAAGCCGTTCCGCTCTCGACCAATCGCGGCGTGCCGCTGTTGCAGAGCCGCACCCGGGATGCAGTGACGAAGAACCTCCAACAACTGGTCGCACTCTTCCAACCACAACTGAAGAAGGCCGCCGGCCGGGCTCCGCGACACCGGGCGATGGCGCGATGA
- a CDS encoding pilus assembly protein TadG-related protein: protein MRRLNDDHGAVAVMTALLMVPVLMFAALVMDTGSAYLQRRQLQNAADAAALAIAQACGAGSCGNIASTASTLATANVSTGAATATAVVNGNTVTVTASAVTPFVFAPVVGIANTAVSATSAASWGSATGGRTVLPIAFSWCSFLAQTGGGLPTTTSTPLKFSKLDGSTTCTGPSGNVVPGGFGWLKVDNGSNCTVTSSVSNVLWSDPGSSSPCSDSFFTVLKGQTVLLPIFDHYGGTGSGAWYQVYSYAAFTLTDFSFQGNTNWIKGYFTKFVAPSDAFTYGSGAPDLGARVVRLTA from the coding sequence ATGCGGCGGTTGAACGACGACCACGGCGCGGTGGCGGTGATGACCGCACTACTGATGGTGCCGGTGCTCATGTTCGCGGCTCTCGTCATGGACACCGGGTCGGCCTACCTCCAGCGGCGCCAGTTGCAGAACGCCGCCGATGCCGCCGCCCTGGCCATCGCTCAAGCGTGCGGGGCGGGTAGCTGTGGGAACATCGCTTCCACCGCAAGTACTCTGGCCACGGCGAACGTCAGCACTGGGGCGGCCACCGCCACTGCGGTCGTCAACGGGAATACGGTCACCGTCACGGCGTCGGCGGTCACACCGTTCGTCTTCGCTCCGGTCGTGGGAATCGCCAACACCGCCGTGAGCGCCACCAGCGCGGCATCCTGGGGTTCGGCGACCGGCGGCCGGACCGTGCTGCCCATCGCGTTCTCCTGGTGCTCGTTCCTGGCCCAGACCGGCGGCGGCTTGCCCACCACCACCAGCACCCCGCTGAAATTCTCGAAACTGGACGGGTCAACGACCTGTACCGGACCGTCCGGAAATGTCGTTCCGGGCGGATTCGGCTGGCTCAAGGTGGACAACGGGAGCAACTGCACGGTGACCTCGTCCGTGTCCAACGTGCTGTGGTCGGACCCTGGATCCTCGTCACCCTGCAGCGACTCATTCTTCACCGTGCTGAAGGGCCAGACCGTTCTGCTGCCCATCTTCGACCACTACGGGGGCACCGGTAGCGGCGCGTGGTACCAGGTGTACAGCTACGCGGCCTTCACGCTCACCGACTTCTCGTTCCAGGGCAACACCAATTGGATCAAGGGCTACTTCACCAAGTTCGTCGCGCCGTCCGACGCCTTCACCTATGGTTCCGGCGCGCCCGACCTCGGCGCGCGGGTCGTCCGGTTGACCGCATGA